The proteins below are encoded in one region of Pseudonocardia sp. DSM 110487:
- a CDS encoding sensor histidine kinase, with product MTELLGSSTALLVAGGVFIIMIGLLVWLIMKNRRNTFATPLERATFATLHTVALAAPALREGLSPNSAGFALPYLRQLLDTCALAMTDNRGTTLAWDGDADQHEPDVRSLADQVISTGRQQVLSHTALSCEHPNCAVRGIVVVPLETDGAIVGTLAALTTSTAGPVLLRASAEVARYVSSQLELAELDESRARLNRAEVRALRAQISPHFVYNALTTIASFIRTDPVRARELLIEFADFTRYSFRTAGEYTTLQDELTNIERYVRLEKARFGNRLNIKLQIAPEVLSVVLPFLALQPLVENAVRHGLGGKPNGGTITITAENAGAECVIIVEDDGIGMDPARLHEDLDDAHQSGAHVGLGNVDDRMRSTFGDDFGLVVDTAPGEGMKITLRVPKFRAGIRV from the coding sequence GTGACTGAGCTGCTGGGCAGCTCCACGGCGCTGCTTGTCGCCGGTGGCGTCTTCATCATCATGATCGGGCTGCTGGTGTGGCTGATCATGAAGAACCGGCGCAACACCTTCGCCACGCCGCTGGAGCGCGCCACCTTCGCCACGCTGCACACGGTGGCGCTGGCCGCGCCAGCGCTGCGCGAGGGGCTCTCGCCGAACTCCGCGGGGTTCGCGCTGCCGTACCTGCGGCAGCTGCTCGACACGTGCGCGCTCGCCATGACCGACAACCGGGGCACCACTCTCGCATGGGACGGCGACGCCGACCAGCACGAGCCGGACGTCCGGTCGCTGGCCGACCAGGTGATCTCCACCGGGCGCCAGCAGGTGCTGTCCCACACCGCGCTGTCGTGCGAGCACCCCAACTGCGCGGTCAGGGGCATCGTCGTGGTGCCGCTCGAGACCGACGGCGCGATCGTCGGCACCCTCGCGGCGCTCACCACGTCCACCGCGGGGCCGGTGCTGCTGCGCGCCTCGGCGGAGGTCGCCCGGTACGTGTCCAGCCAACTCGAGCTCGCCGAGCTCGACGAGTCGCGGGCCCGGCTCAACCGTGCCGAGGTCAGGGCCCTGCGGGCGCAGATCTCGCCGCACTTCGTCTACAACGCGCTCACCACGATCGCCTCGTTCATCCGCACCGATCCGGTGCGCGCCCGCGAGCTGCTCATCGAGTTCGCCGACTTCACGCGCTACTCGTTCCGCACGGCGGGCGAGTACACGACGTTGCAGGACGAGCTCACCAACATCGAGCGCTACGTCCGGCTGGAGAAGGCCCGCTTCGGCAACCGGCTCAACATCAAGCTGCAGATCGCCCCCGAGGTGCTCTCCGTCGTGCTGCCGTTCCTCGCGCTGCAGCCGCTGGTGGAGAACGCCGTGCGGCACGGGCTGGGCGGCAAGCCCAACGGCGGCACGATCACGATCACCGCGGAGAACGCGGGCGCGGAGTGCGTGATCATCGTGGAGGACGACGGGATCGGCATGGACCCCGCACGGCTCCACGAGGACCTCGACGACGCCCACCAGTCGGGCGCCCACGTCGGGCTCGGCAACGTCGACGACCGGATGCGCTCCACGTTCGGCGATGACTTCGGTCTCGTCGTGGACACCGCGCCCGGAGAGGGCATGAAGATCACCCTGCGCGTCCCGAAGTTCCGCGCAGGCATCCGGGTCTGA
- a CDS encoding S49 family peptidase, with translation MRLPDRLASRLPGRLGERSDKPVVSLLRLHGVITATTGPVPRSVINAQALEKPIERAFASERLAAVALLVNSPGGSPTQSALVADRIRGLAAEKGVPVLAFCEDVAASGGYWLACAADEIYAHPTSIVGSIGVISHGFGLDGLIERFGVQRRLYTAGNAKSRLDPFLPEKQEDVEWLRDLQDQLHEMFQNWVVARRGDRLQVKDELFTGEVWTGAKAVELGLVDGLGTARGVLGERFPDADLVPVEGRKPLLARLGLTPPAAGTSVISTDALLGLAQAAEIRAAWARYGL, from the coding sequence ATCCGCCTCCCCGACCGGCTCGCCTCCCGCCTACCGGGGCGACTCGGGGAACGCAGCGATAAGCCCGTCGTGTCTTTGCTGCGACTGCACGGCGTGATCACTGCGACCACCGGGCCGGTGCCGCGCTCGGTGATCAATGCGCAAGCACTGGAGAAGCCGATCGAGCGGGCCTTCGCGTCGGAGCGGCTCGCGGCCGTCGCGCTGCTGGTCAACTCACCCGGCGGTTCACCCACCCAGTCGGCGCTGGTGGCCGACCGGATCCGGGGCCTCGCCGCCGAGAAGGGCGTGCCCGTTCTCGCGTTCTGCGAGGACGTCGCCGCGTCCGGCGGGTACTGGCTGGCGTGCGCCGCCGACGAGATCTACGCGCACCCCACGTCGATCGTGGGCTCCATCGGCGTGATCAGCCACGGCTTCGGGCTGGACGGGCTCATAGAGCGGTTCGGGGTGCAACGCAGGCTCTACACGGCGGGCAACGCGAAGTCGCGGCTCGACCCGTTCCTGCCGGAGAAGCAGGAGGACGTCGAGTGGCTGCGCGATCTGCAGGACCAGCTGCACGAGATGTTCCAGAACTGGGTCGTCGCCCGGCGCGGTGATCGCCTACAGGTCAAGGACGAGCTGTTCACGGGCGAGGTCTGGACCGGAGCGAAGGCCGTGGAGCTCGGGCTCGTCGACGGGCTCGGCACCGCGAGGGGCGTTCTCGGCGAGCGCTTCCCCGATGCCGACCTCGTTCCGGTCGAGGGGCGCAAGCCGCTCCTCGCGCGCCTCGGCTTGACGCCGCCGGCGGCCGGGACCAGCGTGATCAGCACGGATGCCCTACTGGGGCTTGCCCAGGCGGCCGAGATACGGGCCGCGTGGGCGCGGTACGGTTTGTAG
- a CDS encoding LytTR family DNA-binding domain-containing protein, translated as MDSNDSSGGLVVLAVDDELPALEELAYLLSEDPRVGTVLKASDATDALRILNSRQGVREAATAGPAHRGGLADPVSGTRVADRTHVEIVFLDIRMPGLDGLELARVFSSMAVPPSVVFVTAHDDRAVDAYEVGAVDYLLKPIRSERLAASIDRILANRAANVAEPQPEQSSEDEVIPVELAGTTKLVPRSAVRYVEAQGDYARLHTNEGSHLVRIPLSVLEDRWRDAGFVRIHRSFLVALPLVTELRLSGSGYVVRVGSGPDCAELPVSRRHTRELKDRLVRATKQAWSQR; from the coding sequence GTGGACAGCAACGACAGCTCCGGCGGCCTGGTCGTCCTCGCGGTGGACGACGAGCTGCCTGCTCTCGAGGAACTGGCCTACCTGCTGAGCGAGGACCCGCGCGTCGGCACCGTGCTCAAAGCATCGGACGCCACCGACGCCCTCCGCATCCTGAACAGCCGGCAAGGCGTGCGCGAGGCCGCCACGGCCGGTCCGGCCCACCGCGGCGGGCTCGCCGACCCGGTGAGCGGCACGCGGGTGGCCGACCGCACCCACGTCGAGATCGTGTTCCTCGACATCCGCATGCCCGGCCTCGACGGCCTGGAGCTGGCGCGGGTGTTCTCGTCGATGGCCGTGCCGCCGTCGGTCGTGTTCGTCACGGCCCACGACGACCGGGCCGTCGACGCGTACGAGGTCGGGGCGGTCGACTACCTGCTCAAGCCCATCCGCTCCGAGCGGCTGGCCGCCTCGATCGACCGGATCCTCGCCAACCGCGCCGCCAACGTGGCCGAGCCGCAGCCGGAGCAGAGCAGCGAGGACGAGGTCATCCCGGTCGAGCTAGCCGGCACCACCAAGCTCGTGCCGCGTTCGGCCGTCCGGTACGTGGAGGCGCAGGGCGACTACGCCCGCCTGCACACCAACGAGGGCAGCCACCTCGTGCGCATCCCGCTCTCGGTGCTCGAGGACCGCTGGCGCGACGCCGGTTTCGTGCGCATCCACCGCTCGTTCCTGGTGGCACTGCCGTTGGTCACGGAGCTTCGGCTGTCCGGGTCCGGCTACGTCGTCCGGGTCGGCAGTGGCCCCGACTGCGCCGAGCTCCCGGTGAGCAGGCGCCACACCCGCGAGCTGAAGGACCGGCTGGTCCGCGCGACGAAGCAGGCGTGGAGTCAGCGGTGA
- a CDS encoding cation acetate symporter produces MSTPALVALSAIGLVGLVSTLIGSYGVRMARSTSDFLVASRTVGPMANAGAISGEYLSAASFLGIAGLILREGADALWYPVAFVAGYLALLLFVAAPLRRSGAHTVPDFAELRLASPALRRLCTVFVLVIGWLYLLPQLQGAGLALTTLTGLPTWSGIAGAGIVVLLTVVGGGMRSITFVQAFQYWLKLSALLVPALVVGSMFLNDTRSFDRPTSPRFGDDTAVDIRTDVVLDVTEPVRVWVDGTVNDSWERGDVTWPPGRYEVDEGTRLRFAAGSAVPTADGSPTTDRQWLEPMTGGAADELLSIYSVLVAGFLGTMGLPHVLVRFYTNPDGFAARRTTVIVLGMIGVFYVLVTLLGALTRLYTPQLLVSGDTDAAVLLVPTAVLGHDWAGWLLGGLVAAGAAAAFLSTSSGLVVSLAGVLFTDVLRGRWNDFRMAAVLSIVVPLALALAVTRMDFALTVPLVFAVAAATFCPLLVLGIWWRGLTAAGAIAGVLVGGCLSAVAVPMSLFAVVPQGWVGVLLYRPAVITVPAAFLTMVVVSWFTRVSIPRDVDRSLMILHAPEQLGLSRDRLDRPGQAG; encoded by the coding sequence GTGAGTACCCCAGCACTGGTCGCGCTCAGCGCGATCGGGCTCGTGGGGCTCGTGTCGACGCTGATCGGCTCGTACGGCGTCCGCATGGCGCGCAGCACGTCGGACTTCCTCGTGGCCTCGCGCACCGTCGGTCCCATGGCCAACGCGGGCGCGATTTCGGGGGAGTACCTGTCGGCGGCGTCGTTCCTCGGCATCGCAGGCCTGATCCTGCGCGAAGGCGCGGACGCGCTCTGGTACCCGGTCGCCTTCGTCGCGGGCTACCTCGCCCTGCTCCTGTTCGTGGCCGCCCCGCTGCGCCGCAGCGGCGCCCACACCGTGCCCGACTTCGCCGAACTGCGGCTCGCCTCTCCGGCTCTTCGCCGGCTGTGCACCGTGTTCGTGCTGGTGATCGGCTGGCTGTACCTGCTCCCGCAGCTGCAGGGCGCCGGGCTCGCGCTCACCACGCTCACCGGCCTGCCCACCTGGAGCGGGATCGCAGGGGCCGGCATCGTCGTCCTGCTCACCGTCGTGGGCGGAGGAATGCGGTCGATCACCTTCGTGCAGGCGTTCCAGTACTGGCTCAAGCTCTCGGCGCTCCTCGTGCCCGCCCTCGTGGTGGGCAGCATGTTCCTGAACGACACCCGCAGCTTCGACCGGCCGACGTCTCCGCGGTTCGGGGACGACACGGCCGTTGACATCCGCACCGACGTCGTGCTCGACGTGACGGAGCCGGTGCGGGTGTGGGTCGACGGCACCGTGAACGACAGCTGGGAGCGGGGCGACGTCACGTGGCCACCCGGTCGGTACGAGGTGGACGAGGGCACGAGGCTGAGGTTCGCGGCGGGCTCGGCCGTGCCGACCGCCGACGGCTCGCCCACCACCGACCGCCAGTGGCTCGAACCGATGACGGGTGGTGCGGCGGACGAACTGCTCTCGATCTACTCGGTGCTCGTGGCCGGCTTCCTCGGCACGATGGGCCTCCCGCACGTGCTGGTGCGCTTCTACACCAACCCGGACGGGTTCGCGGCCCGCCGCACCACGGTGATCGTCCTCGGGATGATCGGCGTGTTCTACGTGCTCGTCACGCTGCTGGGCGCGCTCACCCGCCTGTACACACCCCAGCTTCTCGTGAGCGGCGACACCGACGCCGCCGTGCTGCTGGTGCCCACGGCCGTTCTGGGGCACGACTGGGCGGGCTGGCTCCTCGGTGGGCTGGTGGCGGCGGGCGCGGCGGCAGCGTTCCTGTCGACTTCGTCCGGGCTCGTCGTCAGCCTGGCGGGTGTGCTGTTCACCGACGTGCTTCGGGGGCGGTGGAACGACTTCCGGATGGCCGCCGTGCTCTCGATCGTCGTGCCGCTCGCGCTCGCCCTCGCCGTGACCCGGATGGATTTCGCGCTGACCGTGCCGCTGGTCTTCGCGGTGGCCGCCGCGACGTTCTGCCCGCTGCTGGTGCTCGGGATCTGGTGGCGCGGCCTGACGGCCGCCGGCGCGATCGCGGGTGTGCTCGTCGGCGGCTGCCTGTCCGCGGTGGCCGTCCCGATGTCGCTGTTCGCGGTGGTGCCCCAAGGCTGGGTCGGGGTACTGCTCTACCGGCCCGCGGTGATCACCGTGCCCGCCGCGTTCCTCACGATGGTCGTGGTGAGCTGGTTCACCAGGGTCTCGATCCCGCGTGACGTCGACCGGTCGCTGATGATCCTGCACGCCCCGGAGCAGCTCGGGCTCTCCCGGGACCGGCTCGACCGGCCCGGTCAGGCCGGATAA
- a CDS encoding cation acetate symporter, translating to MTTTGIIALVAIGLVAVASAVIGSLGVRVARSTSDFFVASRTVGPMANAGAISGEYLSAASFLGIAGLILRDGVDALWYPVGYTAGYLALVLFVSAPLRRSGAYTVPDFAEFRLRSGVLRKVCAVFVVVIGWLYLLPQLQGAGLTVTTVTGLPGWTGAAVAAFIVVATVVLGGMRSITFVQAFQYWLKLTALALPAIIAAIFFFSDDRTFDKPAPPQFPDRATVDIRTDVELQVGEPVQFTATGVVDGRQVVDSPVRWDVGRHTVQAGSELEFPAGAPVPVVAGAPVSDSTWLAPFPGGREHGLLATYSLIIALFLGTMGLPHVLVRFYTNPDGRAARRTAVFVLALLGCFYLAVTLLGALSRLYTPQLLVNGDTDAAVLLLPAAVLGSGLAGALLGGLVAAGAWAAFLSTASGLIVSVAGVLSTDLIGSSKVRDFRLSAVLAGAIPLAMAVAVTRLDFGEAVALVFAVAASTFCPLLVLGIWWRGLTAAGGIAGILVGGISSAGAVAMSLAGFVDSGWLGVLLYRPAIATVPAAFVTMIVVSRMTARHRPVDADQVLLRLHAPERLGLSRDRLEDRQRPTW from the coding sequence GTGACGACAACCGGCATCATCGCGCTCGTGGCCATCGGCCTCGTCGCGGTGGCGTCGGCCGTGATCGGGTCGCTCGGGGTGCGCGTCGCGCGCAGCACCTCCGACTTCTTCGTGGCCTCGCGCACGGTCGGCCCGATGGCCAACGCGGGCGCGATCTCGGGTGAGTACCTCTCCGCGGCGTCGTTCCTCGGTATCGCGGGGCTGATCCTGCGCGACGGGGTCGATGCGCTCTGGTACCCGGTCGGCTACACGGCGGGCTACCTCGCGCTCGTGCTGTTCGTCTCGGCCCCGTTGCGCCGCTCCGGCGCGTACACGGTGCCCGACTTCGCGGAGTTCCGGCTGCGGTCCGGCGTGCTGCGCAAGGTCTGCGCGGTGTTCGTCGTCGTCATCGGCTGGCTGTACCTGCTGCCCCAGCTTCAGGGGGCCGGTCTCACCGTCACCACGGTCACGGGGCTGCCGGGCTGGACCGGAGCCGCGGTGGCGGCCTTCATCGTCGTCGCCACCGTGGTGCTGGGCGGCATGCGCTCGATCACGTTCGTGCAGGCGTTCCAGTACTGGCTCAAGCTCACCGCGCTGGCGCTGCCCGCGATCATCGCGGCGATCTTCTTCTTCAGCGACGACCGCACGTTCGACAAGCCGGCCCCGCCGCAGTTCCCCGACCGCGCGACGGTCGACATCCGTACCGATGTGGAGCTGCAGGTCGGGGAGCCGGTCCAGTTCACCGCCACCGGGGTGGTCGACGGCAGGCAGGTGGTCGACAGCCCCGTCCGCTGGGACGTCGGACGGCACACCGTCCAGGCGGGGTCGGAGCTCGAATTCCCCGCAGGCGCGCCGGTGCCGGTGGTGGCTGGGGCGCCCGTGTCGGACTCCACGTGGCTCGCCCCGTTCCCGGGCGGCCGCGAGCACGGCCTGCTCGCCACGTACTCGCTGATCATCGCGCTGTTCCTCGGCACGATGGGCCTGCCGCACGTGCTCGTGCGCTTCTACACCAACCCCGACGGGCGGGCGGCGCGGCGCACCGCTGTGTTCGTGCTCGCCCTGCTCGGATGTTTCTACCTGGCGGTCACGCTGCTCGGCGCACTGTCGCGGCTCTACACCCCGCAGCTGCTCGTCAACGGCGACACGGATGCGGCCGTGCTGCTGCTGCCGGCCGCCGTGCTCGGCAGCGGGCTGGCGGGCGCCCTGCTCGGTGGGCTGGTGGCGGCCGGTGCGTGGGCCGCGTTCCTGTCCACCGCATCCGGGCTGATCGTGAGCGTCGCGGGCGTGCTGTCCACCGATCTCATCGGCAGCAGCAAGGTGCGCGACTTCCGACTGTCGGCCGTGCTCGCCGGTGCGATACCGCTCGCGATGGCGGTTGCGGTCACCCGGCTCGATTTCGGCGAAGCCGTCGCGCTGGTGTTCGCGGTGGCCGCGTCGACGTTCTGCCCGCTGCTCGTACTCGGCATCTGGTGGCGCGGGCTCACCGCGGCGGGCGGTATCGCGGGCATACTGGTCGGCGGGATCAGCTCGGCAGGCGCGGTCGCCATGAGCCTCGCCGGGTTCGTCGACTCCGGATGGCTGGGCGTGCTGCTCTACCGGCCGGCGATCGCCACCGTGCCCGCCGCGTTCGTCACGATGATCGTGGTGAGCAGGATGACCGCACGGCATCGCCCCGTCGACGCCGACCAGGTGCTCCTGCGGCTGCACGCACCGGAACGGCTCGGTCTGAGCCGCGACCGCCTCGAGGATCGTCAGCGTCCCACCTGGTGA
- a CDS encoding DUF485 domain-containing protein has protein sequence MQATPEFVELRRKLRRFVFPMSVAFLLWYLLYVLLASFAPAFMAIPVFGNINIGLIIGLLQFVTTFVITTVYVRYANRHLDPAAEKIRHEIEGVE, from the coding sequence ATGCAAGCCACTCCCGAATTCGTCGAACTGCGCAGGAAACTCCGGCGGTTCGTCTTCCCGATGAGTGTCGCCTTCCTGCTCTGGTACCTCCTCTACGTGCTGCTGGCATCGTTCGCTCCGGCGTTCATGGCCATCCCGGTGTTCGGCAACATCAACATCGGGCTCATCATCGGGCTGTTGCAGTTCGTCACGACGTTCGTGATCACGACCGTCTACGTGCGGTACGCGAACCGGCACCTCGACCCGGCCGCCGAGAAGATCCGCCATGAGATCGAAGGTGTGGAATGA
- a CDS encoding cation acetate symporter: MSSAVSVLAQAPASPGVGSPVLNIGIFALFVVVTLVVVFRASRNNKTASDYYAAGRSFTGPQNGVAIAGDYLSAASFLGIAGAIAVNGYDGFLYSIGFLVAWLVALLLVAELLRNTGKFTMGDVLSFRMRQRPVRAAAATSTLVVSFFYLLAQMAGAGALIALLLQIPNSNTFGQGVVIAIVGALMITYVLVGGMKGTTWVQIIKAALLIIGTAVITVWVLAKFGFNLSALLGQSVSANPSITNSSGAVRELGDNLLSPGLAYGASTTSKIDFLSLGLALVLGTAGLPHILMRFYTVPSSKEARRSVVWAIWLIGIFYLFSLVLGYGASALVTGGAQRISTAPGGTNSAAPLLAYELGGEILLGIISAIAFATILAVVAGLTITASASFAHDVYANVIKRGETSPDAEVRVARITAVVIGVIAIAAGILARNQNIAFLVALAFAVAASANLPTILYSLFWKRFNTTGALWSIYGGLASCVLLIVFSPAISGRPTAMIPNADFALFPLANPGLVSIPLSFVLGIIGTYVGGRHPVEEGKFAEMEVRSLTGAGSEKATVH; the protein is encoded by the coding sequence ATGAGCAGCGCCGTGAGTGTCCTTGCGCAGGCCCCGGCGTCCCCCGGCGTCGGCAGCCCGGTACTGAACATCGGCATCTTCGCCCTGTTCGTGGTGGTCACCCTGGTCGTGGTGTTCCGGGCCAGCCGGAACAACAAGACCGCGTCGGACTACTACGCGGCCGGCCGGTCGTTCACCGGCCCGCAGAACGGGGTCGCGATTGCGGGTGACTACCTGTCGGCGGCGTCGTTCCTCGGTATTGCGGGCGCGATCGCGGTGAACGGCTACGACGGGTTCCTCTACTCGATCGGCTTCCTGGTCGCGTGGCTCGTGGCTCTGCTGCTGGTGGCAGAGCTGCTGCGGAACACCGGCAAGTTCACGATGGGCGACGTGCTGAGCTTCCGGATGCGGCAGCGTCCGGTGCGGGCGGCGGCGGCCACCTCCACTCTGGTGGTGTCGTTCTTCTACCTGCTGGCGCAGATGGCCGGCGCGGGTGCGTTGATCGCGCTGCTGCTGCAGATCCCGAACAGCAACACGTTCGGGCAGGGCGTGGTCATCGCGATCGTCGGTGCCCTGATGATCACCTATGTGCTGGTCGGCGGCATGAAGGGCACCACGTGGGTGCAGATCATCAAGGCCGCCCTGCTGATCATCGGCACGGCAGTGATCACCGTCTGGGTCCTCGCCAAGTTCGGGTTCAACCTCTCCGCGCTGCTCGGGCAGTCCGTCTCGGCCAACCCGTCGATCACGAACTCCTCGGGCGCGGTTCGAGAGCTCGGCGACAACCTGCTCAGCCCGGGCCTCGCCTACGGTGCCTCGACCACATCGAAGATCGACTTCTTGTCACTGGGCCTGGCGCTGGTGCTCGGCACGGCGGGCCTGCCGCACATCCTGATGCGCTTCTACACGGTGCCGAGCTCCAAGGAGGCGCGCCGCTCGGTGGTTTGGGCGATCTGGCTGATCGGCATCTTCTACCTGTTCTCGCTGGTGCTGGGCTACGGCGCGTCCGCCCTGGTCACCGGGGGTGCGCAGCGGATCTCCACCGCGCCGGGCGGCACCAACTCGGCGGCGCCGCTCCTGGCGTACGAGCTGGGCGGCGAGATCCTGCTGGGGATCATCTCGGCGATCGCGTTCGCCACGATCCTGGCGGTGGTGGCCGGTCTGACGATCACCGCGTCGGCGTCCTTCGCCCACGACGTGTACGCCAACGTCATCAAGCGTGGGGAGACCAGCCCGGACGCCGAGGTGCGGGTGGCCCGCATCACCGCCGTGGTGATCGGCGTCATCGCCATCGCCGCCGGCATCCTGGCTCGCAACCAGAACATCGCGTTCCTGGTCGCGCTGGCGTTCGCGGTGGCGGCGTCGGCGAACCTGCCGACGATCCTCTACTCGCTGTTCTGGAAGCGGTTCAACACGACGGGCGCGCTCTGGAGCATCTACGGCGGTCTGGCGTCCTGCGTGCTCCTGATCGTCTTCTCGCCGGCGATCTCCGGCCGCCCGACGGCGATGATTCCGAACGCGGACTTCGCCCTGTTCCCGCTGGCCAACCCCGGCCTGGTGTCGATCCCGCTGTCGTTCGTCCTGGGGATCATCGGCACGTACGTCGGCGGCAGGCACCCCGTCGAGGAGGGCAAGTTCGCCGAGATGGAGGTCCGCTCGCTCACCGGGGCCGGCTCCGAGAAGGCGACCGTGCACTGA
- a CDS encoding rhodanese-like domain-containing protein: MTGPAVPEVAVAQLPPDAALLDVRESDEWAAGHAPGATHLPMSELTGRMDELPDGDPLYVICRSGGRSARVVAYLSAQGYPAVNVEGGMQAWAQQGRDIVADSGAQPQIV; this comes from the coding sequence ATGACCGGTCCAGCCGTCCCGGAGGTGGCGGTGGCGCAGCTACCGCCCGACGCCGCCCTGCTCGATGTCCGCGAGTCCGACGAGTGGGCCGCCGGTCACGCGCCCGGGGCCACCCACCTGCCGATGTCGGAGCTCACCGGCCGGATGGACGAGCTGCCCGACGGCGACCCGCTCTACGTCATCTGCCGTTCCGGCGGCCGATCAGCGCGCGTGGTGGCCTACCTGTCCGCGCAGGGCTATCCGGCGGTCAACGTCGAGGGCGGGATGCAGGCGTGGGCCCAGCAGGGCCGCGACATCGTCGCAGACAGCGGCGCCCAGCCCCAGATCGTCTAG
- a CDS encoding DUF4328 domain-containing protein: MGPPCPRCGRQAPAGGGPFCPFCGRYLAALRWVAEPPPGITQPRRVPVRARYTGPPRYRLLPRWGFPLGPWKSPEPEQPHPDPLVGTRSLVGSLVPLLWATAAVALLASGAEVWRYVLLLASRDGALQAEAVAASDALVASAGTVAPILSLVVGVLMVLWTVRAAQAAGDRAQVRPSRSPRMIVLGWLVPGLNLSIPGSVLAEIEHSAIGLPADRRPRPSRLVLVWWGLWAASVVLTVVVLLWSLRTGVQARADGVVLHAVLDLLAAVTAGVTARLVLRITRLLAPAAPRRREVLMRVNPAPA, from the coding sequence ATGGGCCCGCCGTGCCCCCGCTGTGGCCGCCAGGCTCCCGCCGGTGGAGGACCGTTCTGCCCGTTCTGCGGCCGCTACCTCGCCGCCCTGCGCTGGGTGGCGGAACCCCCTCCCGGCATCACACAGCCCCGGCGGGTGCCCGTGCGGGCCCGCTACACCGGGCCGCCGCGGTACCGCCTGCTGCCTCGGTGGGGGTTCCCGCTCGGTCCGTGGAAGTCACCGGAGCCGGAGCAGCCGCACCCGGATCCGCTGGTCGGCACGCGGTCGCTCGTGGGCTCCCTCGTTCCCTTGCTGTGGGCCACCGCGGCGGTTGCGCTGCTCGCCTCCGGCGCCGAGGTCTGGCGGTACGTCCTCCTGCTTGCGAGCCGCGACGGCGCGCTCCAGGCAGAAGCCGTGGCGGCCTCGGACGCCCTCGTCGCGTCCGCGGGCACCGTCGCCCCCATCCTGAGCCTCGTGGTCGGCGTGCTGATGGTGCTGTGGACGGTCCGCGCCGCGCAGGCGGCGGGCGATCGGGCACAGGTCCGGCCGTCCCGGTCCCCGCGCATGATCGTGCTCGGGTGGCTGGTGCCCGGGCTGAACCTGTCGATCCCCGGGTCAGTGCTCGCCGAGATCGAGCACAGCGCCATCGGGCTGCCGGCCGACCGGCGCCCGCGGCCGTCGCGGCTGGTGCTCGTCTGGTGGGGGCTGTGGGCCGCGAGTGTGGTGCTCACGGTCGTGGTGCTGCTGTGGTCGCTGCGCACCGGAGTCCAGGCGCGCGCCGACGGTGTCGTGCTGCACGCGGTGCTCGACCTGCTCGCGGCGGTCACCGCGGGCGTCACGGCGCGGCTCGTGCTCCGGATCACCCGGCTGCTCGCCCCCGCGGCGCCCCGCAGGCGCGAGGTGCTGATGCGGGTCAACCCGGCGCCCGCCTGA